From a region of the Phaseolus vulgaris cultivar G19833 chromosome 6, P. vulgaris v2.0, whole genome shotgun sequence genome:
- the LOC137831457 gene encoding calmodulin-binding receptor-like cytoplasmic kinase 2, producing MKKTPGHSLHQSDKRKRNVGVQERGAGNGTQRHSVENHTFLTYFKNFFSSFLSGKRKSAPEAPQSDDRKGTHKVGGVSSSTDVSSDSSRSSSKGVLSQSSPSSGTSSSHLGIGNFTFEEIYKATAKFSPDNKIGEGAFGTVYKGRLYDGSLVAVKRANKDLQNKNVAEFKNEIKTLSNIEHRNLVRWRGYLEHGDEKIIVLEYVSNGTLRDHLDGIRGNGLEIGERLDIAIDVAHGITYLHMYTDHPIIHRDIKASNILITDKLRAKVADFGFARKGAEDPAATHISTQIKGTAGYLDPDYMRTQHLSEKSDVYSFGVLLVEMMTGRYPVEPKKPLSERVTIKWAMQMLKEGEIVIAMDQRLKRNPASNKAVQKVLKLAFQCLAPVRRSRPSMQSCVEVLWEIRKDFTDRASSRTHNGSHHSADFPRRDGRKNRHKTYGIQDGKGYKFVSA from the exons ATGAAGAAAACACCAGGCCACAGTTTGCATCAATctgataaaagaaaaaggaatGTTGGTGTCCAAGAGAGAGGGGCAGGAAATGGCACACAGAGGCACAGTGTTGAGAACCATACTTTTCTGACATATttcaagaattttttttcatcttttctatCTGGGAAAAGAAAATCTGCCCCAGAAGCCCCCCAAAGTGATGACAGAAAGGGTACACACAAAGTTGGAGGGGTATCGT CTTCCACAGATGTATCCTCTGATAGTTCTAGGAGTTCATCAAAAGGGGTATTATCTCAATCCTCTCCATCATCTGGCACTTCAAGTAGTCACCTTGGAATTGGGAACTTCACCTTTGAGGAAATTTACAAGGCAACAGCAAAGTTCTCTCCAGACAATAAGATTGGGGAAGGCGCGTTTGGTACAGTGTATAAGGGAAGGCTTTACGATGGATCCCTCGTGGCTGTGAAGCGTGCCAATAAG GATTTACAGAACAAGAACGTAGCTGAGTTCaagaatgaaataaaaacctTGTCAAATATTGAGCACAGGAACCTTGTAAGGTGGCGTGGGTATTTGGAGCATGGAGATGAAAAGATTATTGTTCTTGAATATGTTAGTAATGGAACTCTTCGAGACCATTTAGATG GTATTCGGGGAAATGGACTAGAAATTGGTGAGCGTCTGGACATAGCCATTGATGTAGCTCATGGAATTACTTACCTTCACATGTACACAG ATCATCCAATTATTCATAGGGACATCAAAGCATCAAATATCTTAATCACTGATAAACTAAGGGCCAAAGTAGCAGACTTTGGTTTTGCTCGGAAGGGTGCAGAAGACCCTGCTGCAACCCATATTTCAACTCAAATCAAAGGAACAGCTGGCTACTTAGATCCTGACTACATGCGAACGCAACATCTATCTGAAAAGAGTGATGTCTATTCTTTTGGTGTGTTGCTTGTTGAAATGATGACAGGACGATATCCAGTTGAACCAAAGAAACCTCTTAGTGAGAGAGTTACAATTAAATGG GCAATGCAGATGCTGAAAGAAGGAGAAATTGTGATTGCCATGGATCAAAGACTAAAGAGAAATCCAGCCTCAAACAAAGCAGTACAAAAGGTTCTCAAGCTAGCTTTCCAATGCCTTGCACCAGTGAGGCGATCACGGCCATCTATGCAGAGTTGTGTAGAGGTTCTGTGGGAAATCCGCAAAGATTTTACAGATAGAGCATCTTCTCGTACTCATAATGGTTCTCACCATTCTGCAGATTTCCCTCGAAGAGATGGCAGGAAGAATAGGCATAAGACATATGGTATTCAAGATGGTAAAGGCTATAAATTTGTATCTGCATAA
- the LOC137831463 gene encoding non-specific phospholipase C1-like, with product MDLRQVFVSIFLLFLLVSVSVGKKHKFSSPIKTVVVIVMENRSFDHVLGWLKPSRPDIDGLTGSESNPLSVEDAASPAVTVSDDALFIDADPGHSFQAIREQIFGSNETTLNPAPMNGFAQQAESILPGMGKTVMSGFKPETLPVYTKLATHFAVFDKWFASVPASTQPNRFYVHSATSHGAMSNVRKNLVLGFPQKTIFDSLNENGLTFGIYYQNIPATLFFKSLRKLKNAVKFHDYALKFRKHAQRGNLPNYVVVEQRYFDVEVFPANDDHPSHDVAEGQMFVKEVYEILRKSPQWKEMAVLITYDEHGGFYDHVATPVEGVPNPDGIIGPPPYYFGFDRLGVRVPTFLISPWIEKGTVIHEAEGPTPYSQYEHSSIPATVKKLFNLKSNFLTKRDAWAGTFEKYFHFRDTPRDDCPETLPEMKTLRDHGPRENSSLSEFQVELIQLASQLNGDYVLNSYPNIGKSMTVKEANRYAEDAVKRFLEAAKAALKAGANESAIVTMRPSLTSRVAVGDDQKHVESY from the exons ATGGATCTCCGGCAAGTTTTCGTATCTATTTTCCTTCTCTTCCTCCTAGTCTCCGTCAGTGTCGGAAAGAAGCACAAATTCTCCAGTCCGATCAAAACCGTGGTGGTGATAGTGATGGAGAACCGCTCCTTTGACCACGTCCTCGGCTGGCTCAAACCCTCGCGCCCCGACATCGACGGCCTCACCGGTTCCGAATCGAACCCTCTCTCCGTCGAGGACGCCGCCTCCCCCGCCGTCACCGTCTCCGACGACGCCCTCTTCATCGACGCCGACCCCGGCCATTCGTTCCAAGCCATCCGCGAGCAAATCTTCGGATCCAACGAGACGACACTAAATCCGGCCCCAATGAACGGCTTCGCGCAGCAAGCCGAGTCCATCCTCCCTGGCATGGGCAAAACCGTCATGAGCGGCTTCAAACCCGAAACCCTCCCCGTCTACACCAAACTCGCCACCCACTTCGCCGTTTTCGACAAGTGGTTCGCTTCGGTTCCGGCTTCGACCCAACCGAACCGGTTCTACGTCCACTCCGCCACCTCCCACGGCGCCATGAGCAACGTCCGCAAGAACCTCGTCCTTGGCTTCCCCCAGAAAACCATCTTCGACTCCCTCAATGAGAACGGCCTCACCTTCGGCATCTACTACCAGAACATCCCCGCCACGCTCTTCTTCAAGAGCCTCCGCAAGCTCAAGAACGCGGTCAAGTTCCATGACTACGCTCTCAAGTTCAGGAAGCACGCCCAGAGGGGGAATCTCCCGAACTATGTGGTGGTGGAACAGAGGTACTTCGAtgtggaggtttttccggccaACGACGACCACCCCTCCCATGACGTGGCGGAGGGGCAGATGTTTGTTAAGGAGGTGTATGAGATTTTGAGGAAGAGTCCTCAGTGGAAGGAGATGGCAGTGTTGATTACGTATGATGAGCATGGAGGGTTTTACGATCATGTGGCTACGCCGGTGGAGGGTGTGCCTAACCCTGATGGGATCATTGGACCTCCCCCCTATTACTTTGGGTTTGATAGGTTGGGGGTCAGGGTCCCCACTTTTCTTATCTCACCTTGGATCGAGAAGGGTACTG tGATTCATGAAGCAGAGGGTCCAACCCCATATTCTCAGTACGAGCATTCGTCAATTCCAGCCACAGTAAAGAagcttttcaatttaaaatccaatttctTGACGAAGAGAGATGCATGGGCTGGTACCTTTGAAAAGTACTTTCACTTTCGAGATACTCCTCGTGACGATTGTCCAG AAACTCTTCCGGAGATGAAGACCCTAAGGGATCATGGACCAAGAGAAAACTCAAGTCTTTCAGAATTCCAAGTGGAATTGATCCAGCTTGCATCCCAGCTCAATGGTGATTATGTACTCAACTCTTACCCAAACATTGGTAAAAGTATGACTGTGAAAGAAGCAAACAGGTATGCAGAAGATGCAGTGAAGAGGTTCCTGGAAGCTGCAAAAGCTGCTCTTAAAGCTGGGGCTAATGAATCAGCAATTGTCACAATGAGGCCTTCTCTTACAAGCAGAGTTGCAGTGGGAGATGACCAAAAACATGTAGAATCATACTGA
- the LOC137831462 gene encoding histone H4 — MSGRGKGGKGLGKGGAKRHRKVLRDNIQGITKPAIRRLARRGGVKRISGLIYEETRGVLKIFLENVIRDAVTYTEHARRKTVTAMDVVYALKRQGRTLYGFGG, encoded by the coding sequence ATGTCAGGTCGTGGAAAAGGTGGAAAGGGTTTGGGCAAGGGAGGTGCCAAGAGGCACAGGAAGGTGCTTCGCGATAACATCCAGGGAATAACCAAGCCTGCCATTCGTAGGTTGGCAAGAAGAGGTGGCGTCAAGAGGATCAGCGGTTTGATATATGAGGAGACCAGAGGTGTTCTCAAAATCTTCTTGGAGAATGTAATTCGTGATGCAGTTACCTACACTGAGCATGCTAGGAGGAAGACTGTTACTGCTATGGATGTTGTTTATGCACTCAAAAGACAAGGAAGGACTCTCTACGGTTTCGGAGGATGA